TCCGGTCAATGTCGGCCTGAAGGATCGGACCAATATTCTGACCGTCACCTTGCGCGACGGCGGTCCGTTGGATGCGGACGGCAAGGCCGACGGTAAAATTGAGTTTATTTGTGGGCCGCGGGATTCGTTCTGGGGCTATGCCGTCGGCACCCTGTTTATTCGGTTTTTCGGCATCTTCATTGTGTTGGGTGTGCTGATGGCCGGCATGATATTCTCCGGCAAGATATTTCAATGGACGGAAGCGCATGGCCGAACAAAAAAAATACTCGTTCCCATAGCACCGTCGCCGGACTTTTCAGATACGTTAGAGGATATCCCCGGAATCGACCCGGCCACCGCGGCGGCAATTGCCGTGGCGCTTCATCTGCACAGCGGCGCCTCGCAGCCAACGCTGTCCGGGAATTTGAGTACAGCCGGCGTATCCGCCTGGGGCCATTTCGGACGGGGAAAACTGATGAATGACCGCATGCCGGTTTTTAACCGTGTTCAACGATAGCAGATAACGGAGATCATAATCAAAATGACCAAATATACCTTAAATATTAACGAACAGACCTTCGATGTGGAAATCGTTTCCATCCTCGGCGGCAAAGCCCGGGTAACCGTCAATCAGATGCCCTACGAGGTCCTGATCAGTGGCGACAGTGTGCAGCAACCCGTTGCCGCGGCACCGGTAGCGCCGGCCATGCCCCTGTTGGCCACACCCCGGGCACCGGCGGCCGCCAGACCCGCGCCGGCAGCCGTTGGCGGCAGCGGCGTCATCACCGCACCGATTCCGGGGAAAATCCTCGGCATTTCGGTAAATCTTGGGGATAGCGTCACCGCCGGCCAAACAGTGGCCATCATGGAAGCCATGAAAATGGAAAACAACCTGACCAGCCCCATTGCCGGCAAGGTTAAAGAGATTCGGGTAAACAAGGATGCGGATGTCTCTACCGGAGATGTCATTATGGTTATCGGCTGACCGGATTGACCCGCTATCGCGATTACAGCGCATCCTGATCGGGCGTAAGCTTCACGGCGCAATGCCCCGGCCAAAATGGCCCCGGCATTGCGCCGCCACCACCAACGCCTGAATTAAACGCCCTCCCGATCATCCGGAGCGGAACTACCGTCCATTCATCTGCCATTAACCAAAAAATCCCTGGATTTTAGTACCGATTTCCCGTATTCATGGCTCCGGTTTCAATCTATATTCCGAGGAGCCTATGCCGGTTCGATTTCATTTAAACCACACTGACCGAAACACCCGTGCCCGCGCAGGCACGCTGGAAACGCCTCATGGCACGGTGCAAACCCCGCTCTTCATGCCCGTCGGCACGCAGGCGGCGCTAAAGGCGCTCCATCCAGCCCTGGCCGAGCAAATCGATGCGCAAATAATTCTTGCCAATACGTATCATTTGTTTTTACAGCCCGGATGCGCGGTGGTGGCCCGATTAGGAGGGCTTCACCCCTTTATGGGATGGTCCCGGCCGATTCTGACGGATTCCGGTGGATTTCAGGTATTCAGCCTGCCCAACAAGGAAATATCCGAACAGGGCGTTGAGTTCATCGACGAGAAAAACGCCAAATCCGTTTTCATGGGGCCGGAAGAATCCATTCACGCCCAAAACGACTTGGGGGCCGATATCATCATGGCCTTTGACGAATGCATTCCCTACCCCGCAACCCACGAATATGCGGCCAAATCCGTTGAACGGACGCTTCGATGGGCGGCACGCTCGCTATCGGCCCATCAAAACAGTACCACCCAGGCCCTTTTTGGCATCGTGCAGGGATCGGTTTACCCGGATCTTCGGCAACGATCCGCCGAGGAATTGGTAAAAATGAATTTTCCGGGGTATGCCGTCGGTGGGGTAAGCGTGGGCGAAGGCCACGATCTGATGAAAAAAGCGGTGGAATATTCAGTCCCCTTTTTACCTGAAAAAAAGGTCCGGTATCTTATGGGCGTCGGTCATCCCGAAGACATTCTCGAGGCCGTGGAACGCGGCATGGATATATTCGACTGTATCATTCCCACTTTTCTGGCCCGCTCC
This DNA window, taken from Desulfobacterales bacterium, encodes the following:
- a CDS encoding biotin/lipoyl-containing protein codes for the protein MTKYTLNINEQTFDVEIVSILGGKARVTVNQMPYEVLISGDSVQQPVAAAPVAPAMPLLATPRAPAAARPAPAAVGGSGVITAPIPGKILGISVNLGDSVTAGQTVAIMEAMKMENNLTSPIAGKVKEIRVNKDADVSTGDVIMVIG
- the tgt gene encoding tRNA guanosine(34) transglycosylase Tgt gives rise to the protein MPVRFHLNHTDRNTRARAGTLETPHGTVQTPLFMPVGTQAALKALHPALAEQIDAQIILANTYHLFLQPGCAVVARLGGLHPFMGWSRPILTDSGGFQVFSLPNKEISEQGVEFIDEKNAKSVFMGPEESIHAQNDLGADIIMAFDECIPYPATHEYAAKSVERTLRWAARSLSAHQNSTTQALFGIVQGSVYPDLRQRSAEELVKMNFPGYAVGGVSVGEGHDLMKKAVEYSVPFLPEKKVRYLMGVGHPEDILEAVERGMDIFDCIIPTFLARSGVFFTTTGKVRINKKSYRKDRYPIDTQCQCPTCTRFSRAYLHHLYTVDEPLGKTLGTIHNIHFYMNMMKQMREAILKNRFTQFKQQFLQHLNSFRADTKGN